AAAATTTTGGGGGAAGGTATTGGTGAAGTTCAAgagtatattgatatttgtgATTATGCTGTTGGTATATCAAGAATGTTTAATGGGTCTATATTTCCTTCTGAAAGAccaaatcatattatgttggaGCAATGGAATCCATTGGGGCTAGTAGGAATTATTAGTGCATTTAATTTTCCTGTTGCAGTTTATGGTTGGAATAGTGCTATCTCTATGGTAttctttatttgtatttttaaattaaatataaattaaaatatctatttattttaaattataggtatgtgGTAATGTTGTTATTTGGAAAGGAGCGCCAACTACTTCTCTTATTTCAGTTGccactacaaaaatattagcatcagttttagaaaaaaatgatattccaGGAGCTGTTTTATCTCTATGTACTGGTGATGTTGATATTGGAGTAAAAATGGTTAATGACAAAAGGGTAAATTTAGTTTCTTTCACTGGAAGTAGTACAGTTGGCCAACAAGTTAGTgcaaattataatcttattcAAGGTcctaattatattagtttttaccgaaaatatattaatgcagGTTGGTGTGGAAGTACAAAAGCGATTTGGTCGTGTATTATTAGAATTAGGAGGTAATAATGCTATTATTGTTACTCCTGATGCTAATCTTGAAATGGTATCACAATCTGTAGTTTTTGCATGTTGTGGTACAGCTGGACAAAGATGTACCACTACTAGAAGATTAATTTTGCATAAATCAATTTACAACACTGTTTTGGTAAATTTAGTCAAAGCATattctaatgttttaaaaagattaGGGGATCCACTTGATGTTACTACTCTTTATGGTCCTATGCATTCATTAACTGCTGTTAGAAActttaaacaaacaatatcTGAAGCTATTGAGGCTGGAGGACAAATTGAATTTGGgggaaaagtaatttttaattttattattaagtaatgatgtaatacagttttaataagttaaattttaaatttaggtttTAGATAGACCTGGTTATTTTGTAGAACCTACGATTATATCAGGTTTAAAGTATGATTCACCTGTAGTACGCCGTGAAACGTTTGCTCCTATTgtctatgtattaaaatatgatactttGGAAGAGGCTATTGCATGGAATAATAGTGTAGATCAAGGATTATCATCTAGTATCTTCACTAATGATGTTGGAACAGTATTCAAAGTATGTATGATTTACATACTTTAGATATATTCATGAATTTTTACCTAGATATTATTGAtacttttttatgttcaaagaaaaacataatatacaatataatatgcaaactgTTCATACTATACTCTATCTGAAAAGAGAACATCTCAAATCTATGTATGTTGAATGATGTCTATCAACTGACCGGACAGAGTCATATCCCCTCTATATGTTCTAATTTTGTTGGTGGGTGTGTAAAGCCAaccatttttagttttttaattggaCAGAGTATAAGAGGTACCACTAAATATTTCAGCTAGATGGCTATACATTGAAATgagagttaaaatttaatactgtattactgtagtatatattttgataaaattgagtatgtttttactatttagtatgcTCATCTGCAAtactactttatttttttttaaataacagtaacaattttttgctaaagtaaataataattgaaacttttaatttaaataagttataaaagttaaaaaaataaaaaaaataatatatttaatattgatatattttgattctattatttaataaacataagtgTTAATTTACCTATGACTTCTGACCTCtcagtgataaaatataaataatactttaataatatctagatATTTCtatgttttcaaatttcaacttccacaaactttatattaattttacaattagaacctaaaatctaaaattgatattattttaaaaaaaaaaattacttttaatgtaCATGCATGATGCATGTATAGAGgggttaaattttgaaattttcctataatacatttaagataTTCTATTCACCTCTCAAAAatcctatttaaataaaaataatccagttgaaatatttagtaGTAGTGCCTCTTAAAGTAAACatactgaatattttaatagttagatttaaaactaaaaatttactgATTAtagatgttatttattaattttagtaatttttttgattagtgGACTGGTCATAAAGGATCAGATTGTGGTATTGTCAATGTTAATATACCAACAAATGGAGCAGAAATCGGTGGTGCATTTGGTGGTGAAAAGCATACTGGTGGTGGACGAGAGTCTGGTTCAGATTCTTGGAAACAGTATATGAGAAGATCAACTATTACAATCAATCATGGATCTGGATTGACATTGGCTCAGggcattaaatttgaatagtataatttaatgtacatatttttaatgttaactataaatattaagttatttatatttaattattataattaaatatcaattatcaagatgatattatttgtatagatttcaaaacaaaaataaaatgttattctaaccatatattaaatagatattactattttaaataaattctaaattccTACATATCTTCTTGCTATTTTTCAGACTATTAATTCATAAGAAACAGTAGAAACACTAGAAACTCAATTACCCATCTATGTCGGGGCTGAGACTATGATCGTTAAcagacattttataataaatgtatgcagatttatcataaaaatatttattttattattaagttcaatcaatattcaataatgaGCTCTAATAATTCCATACTTCTGCTGTTCTTACTGTTTAGTTATACACTTTGTGAAaccaatcaaaaaaattatttatccaagtacttttatgtgtataatagtttacagtaaatttgtcatattatttgtcacttttatttgaacatattttgatGATGATAAGTGATGGTTAATTGAGTTTTTCCTGATAAACATTaaaccatttaatatttttgaaacacaCATAAGTAGTCTAATTTTGCTCatagtaatttttcaaattagccTTTACAATgaagcataataattattaaaatttatttaaaaattattcttattattagtcCAATTAATGAagtgaattaattattgatctatataatttgcaattctctatattttatgatttgttgtcagtatttaatgtttatttattttttttttaataagatctTATAGTAATGTTTCATACTTTAATGTTATAAGTCATATGTATATGTTGTACTTTTTGAATTCTAATCAATTTCTATCTATTATCTATCAATTAAAGCCTaaaggtgtataatattatttttaaattttatatttttataaaataacaaataaataaatataaatataaaaaatgatactgAAGTTATgactttaaatacaaaatagattatattaatttttattacatcaaGGATAATACTATAGTTctgtttaagattttaatatatagaaatctgtgacataaaataatttttttttaaatctttgtaTTGTTGCAATAATTtgggtaattaaaaataatattatattaaaacaattcaaataaatgtagtaaattaatatagactaaaaaatttcaagtactactatttttttttgtttttatgattatgacatatatttactatttaaatacaatggtgttactaaattatttaacttcgaAAATTTGAGAATGTTATTACAATCAAGAttcagaataaaatttaattatacataaataaatgtgtacttttattttataggtttcatattttcaactatttattttgtataaatttaattattttggtatttttaatacatataaatcgagaattaataataatttacttataaatttaaagtatcagtgaataatatttttgaataacattactataaaaaaaaattagtttaaattaactattatggtttcattttttttttttttgatctttTGAATTCCGAATAAGCTACTTAGAGCCTTTCAGAACTTTCAgaactttgtataattttttcaaactgaagttttaaatattttatcaaaatttcatgattttaactaattttgtgaaaatttgaatttaaataattttaataataacttatgaagaactttgtattaaattttttattggcaattattgaaaaaaaatcaatatcaaatttctataaataggtaactaaatttaaaagatttaagattcaaattttagactatattatgtaaattattgataaaaaaattgaagtatttacggtaatttattttatgaagaaaagtatactataaaaaaaaaaaatgattttattaaaaaaagatattccGTAAGAATTCCCTAGTCTATTTCTGATCttcctaatttttaaaaagaagtaCTAGGAATTTTTACATTTGACCTCCAAGGCCGAATAGATTATATTTCCAACTAGAAAATGTAACGAAATTAATAGAGAAAATATTagcaattttatactttattatttattttaaaagatgattacacaaaaaaacatacctattataaaattaatacattcatatcAGTTCCATTTCTCAttgttcaaaatctaaaacgaGATTAAAAATGGCAAATGCCTATTACTCAAAAGCTAAGAAACtcggaaaatatatataataggaatCTATGCTCTAAGGtaaatgactatattataatacttggtTAAGCtccaatgatttttatttgatgagCACAACGTTAGCtatgtagatattattttttttacatgggTCGTACGAGTCACTattaaactgtaaattattataatgtttatgatgAAACTTTATTTACGAAGACCCtgttgttcatttttaatataagataatattgatCTTATAAAGTTCTCAGTTTATGAATAGGTAAAGTGCCTTTGAGCGTTTgcgaaaaaattattctgataAAAACTATATGGATAAATCTAATTAGTCCtaatttttcacatttaatCAACTAATTAATAAGTCATAATTATTACGATATGGTTAGGCTAAGCTAGGCTTAATGCTTATAAGGGATTATCATTAATTGCGGTCTAGTCTTGTAGTACTATAACGGGATAGGACAGAATAAAAATAGTCCAATTTGGCCTGGGCACGCACCGGAACGAATGCAGAATATTATACCGACGATAAAAAAACGTTTGGAGATTTCGTGCAAACGTCAGCACTGTGTACCCACCTTTTATTTTCACTCCCACCTCTCATCCACAACGGACCTCTCTCGGCAATCGTTTTAATCTCTTTATCTATGGAAAATTCCGAAATTCCAATACACCTCCCCTCCCACCAATCAACCCGTTGATTTTCCGCCGCcgtacaacaacaataataataataataataataataataatagtaataatagtaatagtaataaataaattaaattagtccGATTAGTGTTTCCGTGTGCCAAACCGCGGTGGTTTTCCGTGACAGCAACACTCGACTGGACGCGCGCGCGCAACGGTCGTTCGAGCGTCCCCGAATTCCGATCGGCGTACgtacatttatcatattatttcattttccgTTAATTGAATGTCGTCGGTCACCTTACGTCTATGATGCCCACGAGAACCCAAAACGGCATCGCCAGACATCAAATACTGGCCGCCGTGCATGTCAGTGTCGGAGAACGCCAATGGAACTTGGTGCCATCCTGATCTATTAGGCGGACTCGTTCGCCAGGTCCACCTTAAACCCTCAATAAAAGTGCTTCCCGAGTGATTTGTTAATTcgttaaatagtattaattatatgatatatttctcTTTCTATTTTTTACCTACCAAAGGTACCTAGTTGTGTTATATGTGTTTGTTTTGTTTCTGTTCTTAGACCgatgtaatttgtaatacaaatattagtgAGGTTGTGAATTTTTAGTTAGTATGTGTCAATAAAGTGATAATATGTCTGTACGTTTGTCCAGCGGGTGTCTACCCGCAAATGGTGAAAAACCACTTCCACCCTCATCAGACAAGATCGATTCTAATGGCCAGCAGAACAATTTGCAAGACCATCAACAACTACAGCAACAACCTAGGAGTAATAGTATGGACTATTTAAACTTTGAGGAGAAAAGACAAATAATTGCGTCTTCCTTGTCATTAACGGATTTCTTGCATACTAGTGGTACAGCTACTACCCCTACGTCACCAACTACTGGAAAGTTTATTATTGGTAAGCACATTTTTAATGGCtgcttataaaatttagatgttttctttaaaacaCTGTATGTTTATTAGTAAACTAGTAAACTGTATCCTTAATTTAGTAGGCTACTtaataaattgcatattttattgatatctgtaaacttaagattttattcaaatatacaaatctatttcatattatatacccattcattaaaaaacaaaaaaaatgaataactaattaactacattattttgtacctactCGGTCAAATtcacaagtatatatattcaatagtttataagaaaactaaaactacacattttatcaatttaattgcCTGTTTAAAAACACATCCTAtactaataggtataaataagtataaaaaataactaggtgttaattatatatattttttttagatttcatgtatttatatacaattttatttgagtttttaagttcttgtaaattgtttttttcgtcaggattgcaatttaaattataccttatataatatttatcttatcagggaatacaattttagaccaataaatatttaaattataatattgatgctTATGTTATAAGCTTCATTGGATGATTAATTCATGGTCAACAAATTgacatcaatttatttatttacagtgAAGAGTAAATGTTTTCACAATTCTATCcacttaaaaaaagaataacttCTGAactcttaataaatatattttgattttgattctgTTTGactgtttcaataaaatagtaaatatgaaaagttatctaacataacatttttattttttaaatacccacTAAaatgttaggtacctattatattataatattaatatgtattgtgttaCATTAACAACATTAAGAATGACTCATACCTACTTTCAAAAATTacagttttgtaaaatatgagtattaaacataattttattaaaactatacagttttatcttttaattcttgcatattttaaaagttaagcataggttattaatagtattatctatTACTTATCTTGTAGTTGTAAACTCTATGATCTACAAGATGATCTATATAACTTTTTGTAGcttctttaaatgtttaaacataggtagtttatagtaattttgtatattgtgaggtatacaatttaaaatagacaataagcttaaatgtaaaaattctttaaatgttGGATATGCCAATTTTATGTTTGAGCCAGCTAAGCCAGGGTTAGgttgttaattgtattatttattatttaaaagttaatttataaatcataatacataatatttgcatttaattatgatttataatgttagtgtattattgaaaattattattagttgagatttaaaaaagaatcatTGTATCTAGCTTATCTTTATTTCTAAGTTGTCtagaatagaaaaatatttaagtttaattttattcaatctaGGTAAAAgttattagtacctacctatattaagtatgtataagataatttaattttactaatagttTTGTTTGTTGCATTCTTCGCCTTAAATTGCCCTTAGGcctaaatattcaaatttagtttatttttttattaaatagtttagtttattattattattttaataataatataaatattatgtatatagttataaaattgtatattgtttattattgtaagtatattgtTCTTATACAGCAGAactataagattaaaaaatattttaagtgactGATAGTTTAATGcaccaatattaattatataatatgattttaaacaatattagtttCATAGTAAtaggttaataattaattatttttacataggtatttagtgtttatttctattaatttataattggtaCTTTatgaagattattttattttaatgttgatgACCTATACATAACAAACCTATAGTTAGGttgatattacctatatacacatCACCATACACATTCCCCAAATatctttagatatttttttcttacactATTGTAACGGTAAATTActgtgaaaaaaaacaatttggtCATTctattgttatgttatatgaTCTTGTAAGgcattgcattttaaaataagctaTAGGACGTAGATAGATAGGTATTCTATTATACTAGTTATAtgctttttataatgttattgaagttttagatatttataatgataaaaaataagttaatttatacatttacctacataatattataaattattatcttcttttaaattagtaatattcctacaaattattttatcaaaaaaaaaaaaaaatttatacaaatcaatataattttagtattattcagtatgttgtatatactactttcattaatattattttgtattttaatttttaatttatacctattaggtacttaaatcattttatgagtactatagatttttttttatttcttatatgaCAAATAAATCAGTGGTATAAATACAGAAATGAGACTGCATTAGGACCCTGAGTCTAGGGAGCCTTTCtgaatactgtttttttgtcaatgataaaaaatatttgtgttgaaATTGTGTGATATACGCCACTGATTTTAAtctcttatttttaaacttaccaAGGTTctttataattagataaaattaaatgtaaaaatgtctataaagtatttacaactaatattagtaggtattatatttgtttattattttctaaactataaattaatttatttctgaatacacatttaaactgtatttataattttgtactttgtaatattataatttagttgcaCGACAATGAGAATATAATGactgtaatacaatttattttattatatgatttcttatattacctattttattataaattttaatacatttttagccaAGAAACAAAATGGTACAGCACTTCGAACTAATAGCTTAGGATCAGGAACACGTACCAGTCCTTTACAACTAGATCGAAAACAACCAAGCAAGTTTTCTGCATTAGGTAAACTTTTCAAACCATGGAAATGGAAACGAAAAAAGAAATCAGAAAAATTTGAAACGACATCTAGAAGTAtagcttttatttttcaggtcaataataataaattggtataatttatttattaattttttttttatagatttggaAAGGAAGATCTCAGTGCGAGCAAATCGAGATGAATTAATTCAGAAAGGAATTCTCTTTTTAGATAGTCCAATGGCTCAAACACATACGATCTCTGAATCAGGTATGATATagtttacttaattaaattgaataataacaatcataaCTTAATAAGACTGAACtgttagaaatattttgtatgtatttatttattagtaataagtagTATTGATACCACCAATTCATGAAAGTTTTATCTAATTTtggtatcatttataattatatattattttattataaatggagCTGTTATGTATCATATTCATGTAACCCTTAGCTCATTTTTTTTCGACCCACGGCTATCAATATAAAtgggattaaaaaaataaaattgacaagaaaattttaatatttaaaatgatttaaatttaaaaaacaattcaatgAGGTGATGTACatgctttttaaaaatatgtgccAGTACGATATGTAGAaactgttaaatttgaatgtaaaattatttctatgctTAGTAGTACTTATCAATGTGCGATTGTGAGCtactattttcattaatgatcAGTCATTAACATGGGCGcccataagtaaaattttagggggggtcaaaataaaaaattctcaaatgtaaagataataattatattatggtaatatttattgagttacaagattttaatattttttttccagggAGGGCCCCTTGCCCCTCCCAATGGGCGCCCATGGTCATTAATCACCCGTTAGATCCAGATTTAATTTACACACATCTAAATTCAGTATTAAAAGTGACTATgacgtgtaataatatttctcttGAAATTGAAAAGTTGGTAAGAGAGAAGAGATGTCAAATATAGTCACTTAAGGGGATTGGAAGCATTGATTTTCTGTCTTTGTCTTACACACGTGGAATATAGGAAAAATAGCTATACGCGCCCCACACAAAAATTAAGGTACTTCTAGTTgttcgatttaaaatatgtaaagatGATTGAATTGGTATACAAGTTTACTTTGCATCGGTCGAAGCACTTTAtcgattgttttattgtttaaaataaatactttgatgagaataaatattttaaatttaataaatttgtcaatttttattattaaatatatataaatatatattgaaaatattaaaaatatacttcaactGATGCAAAGTAAACTTGTATGCCAATTCAATCatctttacatattttaaatcgaacAACTAGAagtactttaatttttgtcagGCACGTATAGCTATTTTTCCTATATTCCACGTATGTAAGACAAAGACAGAAAATCAACGCTTCCAATCCCCTTAACtcttaaataaattggtttgtttaaatattagtgtacatttttttgtaagtttaaagaataaaatagaaaaattttgtgtaaaatattttttttcattaaagttTTATGTGCGGCCCTCATAGTAAACTATCCAATATATTTGGCCCACTTGATACTTTAAGTTTGACATGGCTGGTCTAAAGCAAGGGTTAGGTtactattttatgatttcatgCCCCCTCACTATAATGAGGTGAAATTATGTCTTACATATGTATCAGAGGTGGCCAAACCACAGCTAGCGTCACAGACTTGTGGCTCGCATCTTTTCgtaatatttcacaaaaacatttttttttatatggatttatgtattatataataatatgacttttttttacattttggctcttccatatttattaatatatttggtgGCTCGCGAGACTTTTCTCTAGCCACccttgatataaataaatataaaattttttttttaatattcacgccttttgaatttttgtttcCCCCCCCTCCCAGATTAAGAACTGGTAGTCTAAAgcgaatataattatattagagaTGAATATCTTATTTAGATGTTTAATGTGtgtatgcataaaataatccTTCACATATGTATGTTTCTTGATAACTATTAGGATATGATAGATTGTTCAACCAATGcaatgttgatttttaaaattgccttctcccccccccccccctataAAGCTTTCGCGACCCACCGGAGGGTAGTGCCTTACACTTTGAGAACATCTGAATTATATTCTccttatatgtgtatatgcataataagtccattttactaatatacttAAGCTTTACATTATGCTTCAAGAAACTAAGaactttttgtataaatattatttttgttaattgtttaaccatctatttatttgattttaaattattttattagataattcaTCCCAACTAAATCAAACTTCAAGTGGAACAACTACTTGTGTTACCGTCACTCCTACAATTGGTTCATCAATGCTTtttcaacaacaacaaaatagaTATTCTAACCAATTTATGAATGGTaagtacaaattacaaatcatATGACacattcaatgaaaaaaatagcagttaaataataaaatacattaaaattataattatccaaatattaatattaagaaaactaTGTTTAAATTTCTCATTAATAGTACTGAGAATTACAAAAGTGTgtgttataattgtttttgattaattgttttagaataagagaaaatatacatgaaaatgttaatataaatattgatgaataataatagtctgtttgatctaaattattagttttaatatttttgtatcaaattaaaagtttaatatgcAAATGTATTAAGAGGATGTCAGCGCACTGTTTGTTTTCTCTTTCTCTGACCCATGTAATATTTCTcttgaaattaaaaagttgGTGGGAGAGAAGAGATGTCAAATATAGTCACTTaactcttaaataaataaattgatttgtttaaatgttagtgaaaatttttttgttgatagttgttttttaatattttttgttttctttttgtacCTGCTGTTTTCGTAAGcgtaaagaataaaatagaaaaattttatataaaatattttttttcgttaaatttttatgtgcgGCCCTCATAGTAAACTATCCAATATATTTGGCCCACTTGATGCTTTGAGTTTAACATGGCTTTTATACACGTTATTTACACattgttaaaacataattgtttaattcttAAGGTTTGTGTGTACTATTGCACTGTGAATAGTTAGTTTGATGAAAAATCGCGTAAATTGAAAGTTTAAACTACAATTTCgttcaaattttctaaaagtatATGCTTTTCATATAGTACGGAATATTTGATAAGGATTTATAACATTTGT
The DNA window shown above is from Aphis gossypii isolate Hap1 chromosome 2, ASM2018417v2, whole genome shotgun sequence and carries:
- the LOC114122915 gene encoding putative aldehyde dehydrogenase family 7 member A1 homolog; translated protein: MHYLNYNPLKHLKLLNYVHFCHRKNSSFLINDKKYSFLKELGLNEENVGVYDGKWDANGNITTSYCPANGLPIASVRNGNNEDYDRCVSKALEAWKIWSDIPAPKRGEIVRQIGSAFRQKLEPLGKLVSLEMGKILGEGIGEVQEYIDICDYAVGISRMFNGSIFPSERPNHIMLEQWNPLGLVGIISAFNFPVAVYGWNSAISMVCGNVVIWKGAPTTSLISVATTKILASVLEKNDIPGAVLSLCTGDVDIGVKMVNDKRVNLVSFTGSSTVGQQVGVEVQKRFGRVLLELGGNNAIIVTPDANLEMVSQSVVFACCGTAGQRCTTTRRLILHKSIYNTVLVNLVKAYSNVLKRLGDPLDVTTLYGPMHSLTAVRNFKQTISEAIEAGGQIEFGGKVLDRPGYFVEPTIISGLKYDSPVVRRETFAPIVYVLKYDTLEEAIAWNNSVDQGLSSSIFTNDVGTVFKWTGHKGSDCGIVNVNIPTNGAEIGGAFGGEKHTGGGRESGSDSWKQYMRRSTITINHGSGLTLAQGIKFE